CTTTGGAAGATATTTAGTGGCCTGCAAATAAATGACTGTCATGGGCTAGACCAGTGGTTCTGTATTGTTGTCACAACGGGACCCACGTTGTCCTATTGTTGTGACCCACTTTTACACAACAATGAAGAAAAGAtcatgtctatccatccattttcttcgctgcttattctcatgagggttgcggagagtgctggagcctatcccagctgtcaacgggcaggaggcggggtacaccctgaaatggagacagacaactgctgcactcaaaatcacacctaggggcaatttagagtgttcactTAATGTTTCTGGGAAACTGACctagtgcccagagaaatctcacgcaggcacggggagaacatgcaaagtggGCAgggtttgaacctgggtcctcagaactgtgaggccaacactttccagctgcaccaccgtgccaccaaaacatcatttcaaaataacCTATTTAAACAGATACACTATTATTTACACAACTATGCTTTTATGCTAAATGAACTTTTCAAAGACCTTAAGTAGCTGAAAATTAACCTGATAAATGCGTGTATAAAAATTAATACGGTAAAATTAAATACTATACTTGCAAAAAATATGATAGCAAATTTTTACTCGCATCTTTGCACTTTTTAGGAAAGTCCTTTGTCTCCTATGTTTCACATATGAATACACTTCATTAGCTTTCTGACGTATGtttattttcccccaaaaaaggcCACTTCAACTCGGTTAAATATTTAACTCAACTTGTTTTTTACGATTGAGTTCCGCTCCTATCAATTTGTACATAAGTCGTGACGTGTCAATTATTGCAGAAACTTACACTAACACCGTAGTAGAGTCATACATGCAGCGAATGTATTATTTGTatgtaaaaaatatgaataaaactcaatcaaatgaaaatcttTATGCCCAAGTCATATGTTGTTTATGCCATGACCTAAGAATGTCAGCAAGCTTTTGTGGAGACACCTGGAAATTGTGTTGTGAAAAATTCCCAATATGCCTCTTTTAAACAATTTGTACGCGCACAGGCTCAATTGATACTTTGCAGTTATAAGCGGTTTGTAAGTTTTCATATGTAGTACTTATTGGTATTTTCTGATCTTGTCTCCTTTTCAGGACAAGTTGCCTCACCTGAACTGGGAATTTGATTTTGGCGGATGGGATGGTAACGGAACCCATAAtgcagctgtgattgtgagctcCAGCTGGTTAAGGGTTCCGTTTCCATCCCACCTCGTGTAATACTTCTCCACACGTGACCTGTCTACATTCTCGACGGTCTTTGACGGTGGTGTCGAGCACTGCAAATCATTTTGTTATTGATCAGGGTCTTTGCACGGTAAACGCccttggaaaagaagaagaccacTTGGTGTGTTTCTTCAATGACACGTTTTCTCCCGGCTTGCTTGGACAACAGATGGCAACCGGGAATTCCGTGTCAGCCAAGAATGACACCAAATATAAATCCTCAGGAGCATCCGGAATGCTAACATCCACTCAGAGCACTGTAGTCCACGTCACTATTCAAAGCACTGTTTATAAAAAGTGAACATGTTAAAAATCACATTATCATGAAATCTCTTCAGACTAAGTTTTATTTTGTCTCTGTGCATGttctttttacacattttacattaaGAAACATGAAGCACTACAATTACCAACTATTTATAATAAAAACCTTACCTGACTATATTGTCCTTAATGTTACTGTAAAGGTTTTCAACGCTTATGTTTTTGCCACCTTTTTCTCATGACATTCTTTCTGGTGGAGTACATTCATCACATTACAGTTTTTTTGTATATGTTTATATAACTATAAACAAGAAATGATCACGCACGAATGTTACAATATTCTATGATACATTTGTGTATTATTAAAGGCGAACTACACCGTGAACCGGTTGCTAGTCAGGTTAGGGTtaaatatcgacaccatcacgcATTATATCGTCAGGGTAAAACAAAGCAATCAGTTAAATCTGTTGAATCAACGAGACGACGGATAGCAACATAGATATAAAATGTAGCTGCACCAGAGCGCTATAACCATGACGCCTAACGGAACGTACTTTTTGGAAAGGTCAGCGTTCCCTTCAAAGGCATTGCATGGACATTGAAATTAAATCTTAGTTTCCTAATTTagtaatttatccatccatttctttgccgcttatcctcacgaggggcacggggagtgctgcagcctatcctagctgtccgcgggcatgaggcggggtacactctgaactggtcgccagccaatcgcagggcacagggagacacaatctcacaatcacaccttcttcttcttctttcggcttgtcccgttaggggtcggcacagcgtgtcatctttttccatcttagcctctctcctgcatcttcctctctaaccccaactgccctcatgtcttccctcaccacatccagaaaccttctctttggtcttcctctcgcccttttgcctggcagctccatcctcagcacccttctactaacatactcactctctcgcctctgaacatgtccaaaccatcaaagtctgctctctcgaaccttgtcagcaaaacatccaactttggctgtccctctaatgagctcatttctaatcctatccaacctgctcactccgagcgagaacctcaagatcttcatttctgccacctccagttctgcttcctgttgtttcttcactcacagtcacacctaggggcaattaagagtgtccaattaatgcatctttttgggatgtggcaggaaaccagagtgcccgagaaaacacacgcaggcacggggagaacacgcaaactccacacaagcgtttctgggattgaacccgtgacctcagaactgtgaggccaaggctttaccagttgatccccCGTGCATcctttactcatttattttaacGAAATTCTCGACATTTTCATGACCCTACTAACATTGTCAAAGTGTTATGCTGCCAATACGTACAATTtatacaaagaaacaaacaaaaataaattatctgTCAAAGTTTACGAGAAGTCGCTTGTCGAAGTTGCACGGCGTTGTGCGCAGACGAGCGAAGCAAAATGTAGCGACATCCTTGGTGTGTTGGTTTCTTTCTTCTCCACAGACATGGAATGCAATGACGACTTTTACCCTCCGATTTTAGCGTCATCATAAgcatgtagtttaaaaaaaaaaaaaacgcatgtcAATTATCGAAGTGAAACGCACCCTCCTCCAACGTTACTGGTTGCCGACTGTGCCCCTGCACTACGATTGGCTGTTGTATCACAGGAAGAACACGCCCTCCTATTGCCAAACGAGAAAATCTACGATTTAAATGTGGAGGCATTGTTTCTCACTAACTCTAAACCACCCTAATCCTAATCCATGTTTCGGACCATTTCATATTGCAGTGGGGCGTGTCCTGGCGGGAAACTATGTGGGAATTCTGATGCAGTAACGCATCGAGCAACAGTAATTTTGGTCTTTGTCCAACGCGAAAATACACCCGAAGAGGAACACGAAAGGAAGCAAAAGCGTTCCGGTtggaaaaaatagatttaaaaaaacagccaatGCGCCCTTTCCACATAGCCCATATCTGACATCGACGACTACTCGACTGTTCCCGGTTTCTGTGTGCCGTGTCCCAGATAGCCTCACACCACGACGGTGCATGTATTAGCATGGCACGGATGCGCTTCTAGCTAACACCCGTATGTGTTGGTATGATAACGATGGACAACATCGAAGAGTCGTCTTCACCCCTCCGTATCACTGCCACGGTCCGGGCACTGAGCTCCGCACTGCGGGATATGCGCGCTAATGCCCACGACATTGACCGCAGGAGGGACGGTGATGTGATTTTCCCCGAGACGGAGAAGGAGAAACTGTGGTTCAAGGAGAGCAGCGCCAAGAACCTCCGAACCAGAGACTTCTTGTCGCCGAGTACCATGCTCAACACGCTCTATGCGGACGGACAGGTTAGCATCTGGCTCATTACACTACCTTTGGTTCGGTACCATATTCAAATAAAGCAGACCATAACCATAACAAATGGATTCAACGTTAATTTCACccacccaaaaacaaacaaacaaacaaacaaacaaaaaaacactcataCGAACACACCGTGTCAGATTCGTAGATACAAGTGTAATATGGTTCATATAAACCGACAAAGAGCACAATTTGGGGGACTAAAAGACTGCTCAGCGATAGTAACCCTAACCATGCAGCTCTCGAAAAAAATTGAGAGCACTTAATTTGCCGTTTATTGGTATGTAGTTCGAGAATTTTGTGTTCTATAATCTAACAACAATCTCTCATTCCAAATACAAACATGTTGTCATTcagagcatttttattttcaaatttttaaaaatggtcaaaattCCAATAAAGCTTCGCTTATTTTGTGGGTTCTTAGTGATTACCACTCTTATCTATCCATCcgcctatccattttcttagctgcttatcctcataagggtcgcggaagtgctggagccaaccccagctgtcattgggtaggaggcggggtacaccctgaactggttgccaacccatcacagggcacatggagacagacaacaggcacactcacaatcacacttacggacaatttagagtccccgtgccctggtccgggattgaacccgggacctcagaactgtgaggccaatgctctacagctgcgccaccattcTGCCcatttatatataataatgtCAATCTCATACGTCATAAAATCTGTACTGTGTATGTGCTTCCAAAAATAGATCAGAGGAACTGAAAGACATGGATAttaaacacatttacatttaaaaaaaaaaaaaacaaaaacagaaaaggtcATACTGTAAAATACAGGCCACCATGATCGACCAGACAGTGTGCTTGAGGCAAATCCATGAATGGCAGATCACAATATGGGTCAGCCAGACAGAAACTGGAACCATGTATAGAGTGtaaaatagtgtgtgtgtgtgtgtgtgtgcgcgtgcgtgcgtgtgtgtgtgtgtacggaAGTCAAACCATCTAtccgtctatccattttctgtatcgaAACTCTCAGTTGAGAAACGGTTTACACACTGGAATCCAGACTAGCCAGTCAAACTAAAACTTTTTACACTCAGTACCACctaaaagaaatacttttctCTCCATGTAGCAtcatcaaaatacattttaaagtataACAGCATAGTAGGCCAAGATGTTCATGTAAAACAAGACAGACTTTTGGTTTTATTCTTCAAAggtatatttattattgtttaggCCACTGTAAgacaattcaaataaaaactatCTAAACAGGAATCTCATTAGATATGCTTTCAGTGTctaagacaaacaaaaatgagcacagactgatacagtgaagaaaataaatatttgaacaccctgctatattgtaagttctcccacttagaaatcatggaaggatctgaaattttcatcgtcggtgcaagtccactgtgagagagataatctaaaaagaaaaatccataaatcccaatgggtgatttttttacatttatttttatttttttttacaatttatttgtgtgatacagctgcaactaagtatttgaacacctgtctatcagccagaattctgaacctcaaaaGACCCGttcgtccacctttaaaagtccacctccactccatgtattgtcctgaatcagatgcatctgtgtgcggtcgttagctgcataaagacacctgaccaccccatgcaatcactAATCACTCAAACTTGACGGAGAAGGAGAAACTGTGGTTCAAGGAGAGCAGCGCCAAGaaccttaaaaaaatcatacattgtgatttctggatttttcttttgaggttatctctctcacagtggacatgaaaatttcagacccctcgatgatttctaagtgggaggacatgcaatatagcagggtgttcaaatacttattttcttcactgtagagaTAGCTCAGTCTGCATCAGAGGTTGCAGTCCTATGGATTAGTATAAGGGCACGGTGTTGGAAATTTGTGAGTGCTTTTcaagataaatattttttcaatttttccagtattttcatagccatgggcccaaagaaagacaTCAGTGCTACCTGCAGCtaaggaaaaaggaaagttgtgcAGACCACAGTGGATTTAAGGAAGGAAGTATGGAAATGGAGTGTGTGTTACGAATCTTGCTAACCAGTATCATAAGTTAACTATTTTGACTATCCTAAGGAATAAACGTGATAAAAGGCAGCTAGTGCTGCCAAAGGATTGACTAGCATTACAGAACAAagataatagaagaaatggagGGTGACTTCGACATAACCCTTGTTCCTTTCTTCCATCCACTGATGCCATTACACTGCgaccaaaaaggtaaatgataagtggctttaaatgtatgtattttttttgttgttgtttaattgCAGGTACGTTTGACATAAATGGGAATTAAATTGGGAATTTACTATTTGTAAGATGGAACTTTGAAGACTTCACAAGAATGAATTATGTTTGAactccgaggttccactgtatcttGACGAATCCATAAATTCATCACAATTGCAACATTGGTGCTTGCTTTTTGTTTCCACGCAGGTCTTTCCGGCAGTGATGACCAGGATTCTGTCTGTCAGCGGGCGTGGCGTTCTCCCCGTGGCGGGCGGGGAGGTGATGAATGAAGGTCTGAGGGTGAGGGTGGATCGGGCTGCAGCCTTCAAGGCTGTGCTGGAGGGCGGAGCCACAGAGTACCTGACTCCTGCTGCTCAGAGGCAGGGCTGTGTGGTGCTCAACTGTCCGGCCCTGCACCCAAAACCCGACCCTCCCACTCCTGATAGCCTCACTCTGGGCCAACTCAGGACCATTCTGTTGGCTGACCACATGGGGGGACTGTTGAAAAGCCAAGGGTAGGTTCCACTTTTCTACTCTTAATTTGTCACTTCGGAAAATTCCATTTTTCAGgagagacatttttttgctgtacactttgttattgtgaaaatgaaaaacttcTATCTTGACCATGTTGTCCACTGAAAAGCATCTGTTAATTTGTCTTTTAATATGGAAAATGATTTCAAAGTTGCTGATGGTAACCCTAACCATAACCTGTCTCAGATTTACAGTGTCCATGTGCCCCCTGCTGCCTGAAGATAGCACCATCGTCATTTTCCTCCGCACTTTGGGAATCGACTGGCCAACGTTCCCGGCCAACTGGACCAATGACGAGCGGGAGGAGAAAATCCAGGAAGCGCTAGAAAAGTCGCCGTACCGAGAGAGGGAACTCGAGAGAGGCAGGAAGACAAGCGGTGGGCCAGGCAGGAAGAAGGCGGATAAGGGCGAAAATGATGGCGCTGTGAGGATAAACCTAAAACGAGTGTTCCAGGACGAGGGGCTGCTAGGATACGATCCCAGCCTTGGAACCTACACAGGTGACGTATGATCAAGTAGCCTTAGCGGAGCCCGCACACTGTGGGGTATTATAAATATGTGATTGCATTCAACTTTATAGTCATTTTACAAGATACTAAGCAGGACACTGCAGATGATGGAAAATAAtgatattattgaaaaaaaatctatttttattggGAAGCATGGCAGAGATCTACCCTCAGCTCAGACCCTCCTGTGTAGAGTTCACATGCTCCTGTGTTTGTGAGTTTTCAATGGGTCAtcatttgccagccaatcacagggtgcaGTGTGCCCTCGCTCATTTGTGGCTCAACATTTGCAGTCTCACATATTCGCCGATTTTGgtcttcaagttttttttttttaatttataatttcatttatttaatttccaatttatttacctattttcacaattgtaaatgtcttaaattctctcctaaacagtgtgtacaacatcgtcaatAGTGACTTGCCtacagtgtgtggggcaatgtaagttTCTTCTGCTTGCAGATgttaaatgcaattgttcctcactgcctcgtgagcaccATCACATGGTAGCTTACAAACACGTTAAAACATGTAATGGCATGCATACAGACAATGCAACGAGTGtgttttaatactgcatccatttttCGCTGTGGTGTAAGATATTGTAACAGCCGCGAATAATGGGGGtacactgtatacagtatagaGATGAACAACGACTTATGCTCGCATTCACAGCTAAACTGTAC
This DNA window, taken from Syngnathoides biaculeatus isolate LvHL_M chromosome 2, ASM1980259v1, whole genome shotgun sequence, encodes the following:
- the dalrd3 gene encoding DALR anticodon-binding domain-containing protein 3, giving the protein MITMDNIEESSSPLRITATVRALSSALRDMRANAHDIDRRRDGDVIFPETEKEKLWFKESSAKNLRTRDFLSPSTMLNTLYADGQVFPAVMTRILSVSGRGVLPVAGGEVMNEGLRVRVDRAAAFKAVLEGGATEYLTPAAQRQGCVVLNCPALHPKPDPPTPDSLTLGQLRTILLADHMGGLLKSQGFTVSMCPLLPEDSTIVIFLRTLGIDWPTFPANWTNDEREEKIQEALEKSPYRERELERGRKTSGGPGRKKADKGENDGAVRINLKRVFQDEGLLGYDPSLGTYTVHRDSVSHLAQLVLATADSTVAMVTALHVTSCQDEFRQQQIAMLWRASGATHIQRHLVCGPVKTPASQLSSAQYLQLRRGQMKEASELKYGDQVEGQTWDDIIRVMTSATIRFELLSTVHTSPVTLDVQREGGVSTKGPRGGVFVMYNCARLHTLFDSYDRGVEKGLYPEIPDGSKLDFSALKEEGEWLLLFNYLIPFSELLEQSGQALDCEGGGARVSLKTEQICKFLVSLSKDFSSYYNRVHVLGEPLPHLFNQMFCRLYLLRALRELYHSALETLNLPPIRQL